A portion of the Stigmatella aurantiaca DW4/3-1 genome contains these proteins:
- a CDS encoding DUF4912 domain-containing protein gives MDDLKSVTVKHLRELARKHLGRGYSKLTKKELIAALAGFVPVLKALALRSRLKLSEWLPRKKQPASKPPPREQAPPPPPRKAPEKAAAPPPVPPTPAPVPEGALKPAQVVNFPRRVKSSRSQDGEGLGEGEHAADGSFPQHFAEPLVEGFFVAKVQGEEEARRHHLTEDQAPRGVGGTVGYEENLGELPVDYGEDLAVALARDPSTLFVTWNFSAITRSRALEGLEQPRAFLRVFDGEKRVREEEFPLESRSFYIYGLPPGRAYRVEAYFVGRDGRARRLAQSSQRITLPQEGPSEDTSVRFMRMPPPPPVSPPGAAGSLAPAVAARVPTAEEHEYITWHRVPLPGSEAMAHVPEVKRERRPAEVPGEGPPPGPQVLPPPSPAPSAQHLAFSRLPQGSSEQSPELARYLESSRPTGSSEQSLELSRYLESSRPAGAPEQYLDFSRRPVGSSEQRVELEKYLEGFSRRSGGASEQLPGRPGQAEGALGGDWKPSQSGRGR, from the coding sequence ATGGACGACCTCAAGAGCGTCACCGTGAAGCACCTGCGGGAGCTGGCCCGGAAGCACCTGGGCCGCGGTTACAGCAAGCTCACCAAAAAGGAGCTCATCGCGGCTCTGGCGGGTTTCGTCCCCGTGCTGAAGGCCCTGGCCCTGCGTTCACGGCTCAAGTTGTCCGAGTGGTTGCCGCGAAAGAAGCAGCCCGCCTCAAAACCGCCTCCCCGGGAGCAGGCCCCTCCACCGCCGCCGCGCAAGGCTCCCGAGAAGGCCGCCGCGCCCCCTCCTGTTCCTCCCACCCCCGCGCCCGTGCCGGAGGGAGCCCTCAAGCCCGCACAGGTGGTGAATTTTCCGCGCCGGGTGAAGTCCTCCCGCTCCCAGGATGGCGAGGGCCTGGGGGAAGGGGAGCACGCGGCGGACGGTTCCTTTCCGCAGCATTTCGCGGAGCCGCTGGTCGAGGGCTTCTTCGTGGCGAAGGTGCAGGGAGAGGAAGAGGCGCGCCGCCACCACCTCACGGAGGACCAGGCCCCCCGTGGGGTGGGGGGCACCGTGGGCTATGAGGAGAATCTGGGGGAACTGCCGGTGGACTACGGGGAGGATCTCGCCGTGGCGCTGGCGAGGGATCCGTCCACGCTGTTCGTGACCTGGAACTTCAGTGCCATCACCCGGAGCCGGGCGCTCGAAGGGCTGGAGCAACCCCGGGCCTTCCTGCGCGTGTTCGACGGCGAGAAGCGGGTGCGCGAGGAGGAGTTCCCGCTCGAGTCGCGCAGCTTCTACATTTATGGACTGCCGCCCGGGCGAGCCTACCGGGTGGAGGCCTACTTCGTCGGCCGGGATGGCCGCGCGCGCCGGCTGGCGCAGTCGAGCCAGCGCATCACGCTGCCGCAGGAGGGGCCTTCCGAGGACACGTCGGTGCGCTTCATGCGCATGCCTCCGCCGCCCCCGGTGTCCCCGCCCGGCGCGGCCGGGTCCCTGGCGCCCGCCGTTGCGGCCCGGGTTCCCACCGCCGAGGAGCACGAATACATCACCTGGCACCGTGTGCCGCTGCCGGGCAGCGAGGCAATGGCGCATGTGCCCGAGGTGAAGCGGGAGCGCCGCCCTGCCGAGGTGCCTGGAGAGGGGCCTCCTCCCGGGCCCCAGGTTTTGCCTCCGCCCTCACCGGCCCCGTCCGCGCAACACCTGGCCTTTTCCCGGCTCCCGCAGGGCTCCTCCGAGCAGAGCCCGGAGCTGGCGCGGTACCTGGAATCCTCTCGTCCCACCGGGTCGTCCGAGCAGAGCCTGGAGCTGTCCCGGTATCTGGAGTCGTCCCGCCCTGCGGGGGCGCCCGAGCAGTACCTGGACTTCTCGCGGCGTCCGGTGGGCTCCTCCGAGCAGCGCGTGGAGCTCGAGAAGTACCTGGAGGGCTTCTCCCGCCGTTCCGGGGGGGCCTCCGAGCAGCTTCCGGGCAGGCCCGGGCAGGCAGAGGGCGCCTTGGGGGGGGACTGGAAGCCGTCCCAGTCGGGGCGGGGGCGATAG
- a CDS encoding diguanylate cyclase, with translation MALGSHTIGRKLLWSIAMPGFLVALLGAGYFWHETQQALQETSRDEALALAQFVTSTFTLPQADREHPHGAVSEVISSNTLLLRSVKELRILAPTGQIRWSRERGEEGQVLPGHARLAETVPSGQIHASGTGTELLQPLGGAECSGCHTAHTASLGMLQLRVSEPRLSRQLTEGFLFVVTGAMLFVGLLALVTTLSLRFFITRPLRRLAAVMRRAEEGDLLVRAEVRGSDEISLLSAAFNQMLGRLTSMKVEEIDTQRDLVVTKDKLALKEKLEERITELSLLFDVAHSLNSTLELEEMLERITRLIVERLKIPDFSIMLLNPEGTLEVRCAWPKNQGIEGLAFKLGEGACGRAAETLRAVYLTDVSDPSSVFARRNLVGESDRGALLSVPMVHMDVLLGVINFQRPVVASFSPEELELLTAVADQAATAVKNARLHEETVQLTMTDPLTGVPNRRHLFTRMEQELARAERYQTPLSILMVDVDYFKRLNDAAGHRAGDETLRKVCDVLRTRVRKVDTLARYGGEEFMILLPQTSKADALEVGEKLRRAVADAPSLTSSSQPTGHVTISIGVACYPVDATHQDMLMDCSDSALYASKRGGRNKVTAYEPGMEIHPGRERGPHVSRPSTEGTRGLTPPGVAKA, from the coding sequence ATGGCCTTGGGCTCGCACACCATCGGCAGGAAGCTCCTGTGGAGCATCGCCATGCCGGGCTTTCTCGTCGCGTTGCTGGGCGCGGGCTATTTCTGGCACGAGACGCAGCAAGCCCTTCAAGAGACCTCGCGCGACGAGGCTCTGGCCCTGGCACAGTTCGTCACCTCCACCTTCACCCTGCCCCAGGCGGATCGCGAACACCCTCACGGCGCGGTGTCCGAGGTCATCTCGTCCAACACGCTCCTGCTGCGCTCCGTGAAGGAGCTTCGCATTCTCGCGCCCACCGGGCAGATCCGCTGGTCACGCGAGCGCGGAGAGGAAGGCCAGGTCCTCCCCGGGCATGCACGCCTGGCCGAGACCGTCCCCTCGGGCCAGATCCACGCCTCGGGCACGGGCACGGAGCTCCTCCAGCCGCTCGGCGGCGCCGAGTGTTCCGGCTGCCACACGGCCCACACGGCCTCTCTGGGCATGCTCCAGCTGCGGGTGTCGGAGCCACGGCTCAGCCGCCAGCTCACCGAGGGCTTTCTCTTCGTGGTGACGGGGGCGATGCTGTTCGTGGGACTGCTGGCCCTGGTCACCACCCTGTCGCTCCGGTTCTTCATCACCCGGCCGCTGCGTCGGCTGGCGGCGGTCATGCGACGGGCGGAAGAAGGCGATCTGCTGGTGCGGGCGGAGGTGCGTGGCTCGGATGAGATCTCCCTGCTCAGCGCGGCCTTCAATCAGATGCTGGGACGCCTCACGTCGATGAAGGTGGAGGAGATCGACACCCAGCGGGATCTGGTGGTCACCAAGGACAAGCTGGCCCTCAAGGAGAAGCTGGAGGAGCGCATCACGGAGCTGTCGTTGCTGTTCGACGTGGCCCATTCGCTCAACTCCACGCTGGAGTTGGAGGAGATGCTCGAGCGCATCACCCGGCTCATCGTGGAGCGGCTGAAGATCCCCGACTTCTCCATCATGCTGCTCAACCCAGAGGGCACGCTGGAAGTGCGCTGCGCCTGGCCGAAGAACCAAGGCATCGAGGGGCTCGCGTTCAAGCTGGGCGAAGGGGCCTGTGGCCGCGCCGCGGAGACGCTCCGGGCCGTGTATCTGACCGATGTCTCGGACCCATCCAGCGTGTTCGCCCGACGCAACCTGGTGGGTGAGTCGGACCGGGGGGCCCTGCTGTCCGTGCCCATGGTGCACATGGATGTGCTGCTGGGGGTGATCAACTTCCAGCGCCCCGTGGTGGCCAGCTTCTCGCCGGAGGAGCTGGAGTTGCTCACGGCGGTGGCGGATCAGGCCGCCACGGCGGTGAAGAATGCCCGGCTGCACGAAGAGACCGTGCAGCTCACCATGACGGACCCGCTCACTGGCGTGCCCAACCGGCGCCACCTCTTCACCCGGATGGAGCAGGAGCTGGCGCGGGCCGAGCGCTATCAGACGCCCCTGTCCATCCTCATGGTGGACGTGGACTACTTCAAGCGGCTCAATGACGCGGCGGGCCATCGGGCAGGCGACGAGACGCTGCGCAAGGTGTGCGATGTGCTGCGGACCCGTGTGCGCAAGGTGGACACCCTGGCGCGCTATGGCGGCGAGGAGTTCATGATCCTCCTGCCGCAGACCTCCAAGGCCGATGCGCTCGAGGTGGGCGAGAAGCTGCGGCGCGCGGTGGCGGATGCTCCCTCCCTGACCTCTTCCTCCCAGCCCACGGGCCACGTCACCATCTCCATCGGCGTGGCCTGCTACCCCGTGGACGCCACCCACCAGGACATGTTGATGGACTGCTCGGACTCCGCGCTCTACGCCAGCAAGCGCGGGGGCCGGAACAAGGTGACGGCTTACGAGCCCGGCATGGAGATCCACCCGGGCCGCGAGCGGGGGCCGCACGTCAGCCGCCCGTCCACCGAGGGTACGCGCGGGTTGACGCCTCCAGGGGTGGCCAAGGCCTGA
- a CDS encoding Do family serine endopeptidase codes for MNPRTLRFRNTAVATIAFVLSSGALAQPALAQPAGNVQPATREAQALPSLAPLIDSVKTAVVNVDVAARVGRSKSMEQNPLFDRFFGGGRPGGESVRQGAGSGFIVDAKGLVLTNNHVVEDAVSIVVRLNDGRSFPAEVVGRDPLTDVAVIKLKGKLEGLPTVALGDSEALRVGDWLVAIGNPFGLASSVSLGILSAKARDIQAGPFDDFLQTDAAINPGNSGGPLFNMKGEVIGINTAIVGGGTGIGFAVPSNLVKALLPQLEKEGSVTRGFLGLGIQDLNAAIAGALKLPVQEGAIVNDVRPDSPAAKAGVKLDDVIVAIDGQKVGSGGSLTRSVALKRPGSTSTLTLYRNGNKQDVKVTLGTRPDLEKIGSRSAGESEESSKARVGLSLDNLDPRTAQQAGFTNAQGALITDVVPGSPADRAELAAGMLVVEANQKPVRSAQDLAKIIRASASGTTLLLRVMGPGGESRLLRALQVP; via the coding sequence ATGAACCCCCGAACGCTTCGTTTCCGAAACACCGCGGTCGCCACGATCGCTTTTGTTCTTTCCTCGGGAGCACTGGCCCAGCCAGCGCTCGCCCAACCCGCTGGCAACGTCCAGCCCGCCACGCGAGAGGCCCAGGCGCTGCCTTCCCTGGCCCCCTTGATCGACTCGGTGAAGACCGCGGTCGTCAATGTGGACGTGGCGGCCCGCGTGGGCCGCTCGAAGTCCATGGAGCAGAACCCCTTGTTCGACCGCTTCTTCGGCGGCGGCCGACCCGGAGGGGAGTCCGTCCGCCAGGGGGCTGGCTCGGGCTTCATCGTGGACGCGAAGGGCTTGGTGCTCACCAACAACCACGTCGTCGAGGACGCGGTTTCCATCGTCGTGCGACTCAATGATGGGCGTTCCTTCCCAGCGGAGGTGGTCGGACGCGATCCCTTGACGGACGTGGCCGTTATCAAGCTCAAGGGCAAGCTCGAGGGGCTGCCCACCGTGGCGCTGGGAGACTCGGAGGCCTTGCGCGTGGGCGATTGGCTGGTGGCCATCGGCAACCCCTTCGGCCTGGCCTCCAGCGTCAGCCTGGGCATCCTTTCCGCCAAGGCGCGCGACATCCAGGCAGGCCCCTTCGATGACTTCCTTCAGACGGACGCGGCGATCAACCCGGGCAACTCGGGCGGCCCGCTCTTCAACATGAAGGGGGAAGTCATTGGCATCAACACCGCCATCGTGGGCGGCGGCACGGGCATCGGCTTCGCGGTCCCCAGCAACCTGGTCAAGGCGCTGCTGCCCCAGTTGGAGAAGGAAGGCTCCGTCACCCGCGGCTTCCTGGGCCTGGGCATCCAGGACCTGAACGCCGCCATCGCCGGCGCGCTCAAGCTGCCCGTGCAGGAGGGGGCCATCGTCAACGACGTGCGTCCCGACTCTCCGGCGGCCAAGGCGGGCGTGAAGCTGGACGACGTCATCGTGGCCATCGACGGACAGAAGGTTGGCTCGGGAGGCTCGCTGACCCGCTCGGTGGCGCTCAAGCGGCCGGGCTCCACGTCCACGCTGACGCTCTACCGCAACGGCAACAAGCAGGACGTGAAGGTGACGCTGGGCACGCGGCCTGACCTGGAGAAGATCGGAAGCCGCTCGGCGGGCGAGTCCGAGGAGAGTTCCAAGGCGCGCGTGGGGTTGTCGCTGGACAACCTGGATCCGCGCACCGCGCAGCAGGCGGGCTTCACCAACGCGCAGGGCGCGCTCATCACCGATGTGGTCCCCGGTTCTCCGGCGGATCGCGCGGAGCTGGCGGCGGGCATGCTCGTGGTCGAAGCGAACCAGAAGCCCGTGCGGAGCGCGCAGGACCTGGCGAAGATCATCCGCGCCTCGGCCTCTGGCACCACGCTGCTGCTGCGGGTGATGGGACCGGGAGGAGAGAGCCGGCTCCTGCGCGCCCTGCAGGTTCCCTGA
- a CDS encoding glycoside hydrolase family 57 protein, translating into MSQGSLALVLHAHLPFVRHPEHEDFLEEDWLYEAISETYLPLLLVFDELVEEGIPFRVTMSLTPTLVSMLRDGLLMERYARRLDRLCELGALEAHRTQNDATFGPIARFYQDHFEALRVAWHGRYRGDLVGAFRKLQDAGYLEILTCCATHGFLPLMQDTPEAVRAQITVAASHYRQTFGRDPPGIWLAECGYYPGLERFLAAERIRYFFVDTHGLTDASPRPLYGPFAPVYTEAGVAAYARDPESSQQVWSAESGYPGDPLYREFYRDIGWDLDLDYIRPFIQPTGDRKNTGFKYYRITGKTQDKLPYSPWEARERAALHATDFLRKREQQVAFLASRMNRRRPVVVAPYDAELFGHWWFEGPQFLGSLIRQVARDSQVLRLVTPSDDLRESPENQVATPALSSWGSGGYATMWLDGSNDWIYRHLHPCARQMVALAQAHPDASALTRRALNQAARELMLAQSSDWAFIMKTGTMVEYAVQRTQEHILRFLRLSEQVRAGNIDEGWLSQVEARNNLFPEIDYRVYRPL; encoded by the coding sequence ATGAGTCAGGGCTCCCTGGCGCTGGTTCTCCATGCGCATCTTCCGTTCGTCCGCCACCCGGAGCACGAGGACTTCCTCGAGGAGGATTGGCTCTACGAGGCCATCTCCGAGACCTACCTGCCGCTGCTGCTCGTCTTCGACGAGCTCGTGGAGGAGGGGATTCCGTTCCGGGTGACGATGTCGCTCACCCCGACGCTCGTCAGCATGCTGAGGGATGGGCTGTTGATGGAGCGCTATGCGCGCAGATTGGACCGGCTCTGCGAGCTGGGCGCGCTCGAGGCCCACCGCACCCAGAACGACGCCACCTTTGGCCCCATCGCCCGCTTCTACCAGGACCACTTCGAGGCGCTCCGGGTGGCCTGGCACGGGCGCTACCGGGGAGATCTCGTGGGCGCGTTCCGGAAGCTTCAGGACGCGGGGTACCTGGAGATCCTCACCTGCTGCGCCACCCACGGCTTCCTGCCGCTCATGCAGGACACGCCCGAGGCGGTGCGCGCGCAAATCACCGTGGCGGCCAGCCACTACCGGCAGACGTTTGGCAGGGATCCTCCGGGCATCTGGCTGGCCGAATGCGGCTATTACCCAGGGCTGGAGCGCTTCCTGGCCGCCGAGCGCATCCGCTACTTCTTCGTGGACACGCACGGCTTGACGGACGCCTCGCCTCGCCCGCTGTATGGCCCATTCGCGCCTGTGTACACGGAGGCGGGCGTGGCCGCGTACGCGAGGGATCCGGAGAGCTCCCAGCAGGTGTGGAGCGCGGAGAGTGGCTACCCAGGCGATCCGCTCTACCGCGAGTTCTACCGGGACATCGGGTGGGACTTGGACCTGGACTACATTCGCCCGTTCATCCAGCCCACCGGGGACCGCAAGAACACCGGCTTCAAGTACTACCGCATCACGGGCAAGACCCAGGACAAGCTTCCATACTCTCCCTGGGAGGCGCGGGAGCGCGCGGCCCTGCACGCCACCGACTTCCTGCGCAAGCGCGAGCAACAGGTCGCGTTCCTGGCCTCGCGGATGAACCGCCGCCGGCCGGTGGTGGTGGCCCCCTATGACGCGGAGCTGTTCGGCCACTGGTGGTTCGAGGGGCCGCAGTTCCTGGGCAGCCTCATCCGCCAGGTGGCCCGGGACTCCCAGGTGCTCCGGCTGGTCACGCCCTCGGACGACCTGCGCGAGTCCCCGGAGAACCAGGTGGCCACGCCCGCGCTGTCCTCGTGGGGCTCGGGCGGCTACGCCACCATGTGGCTGGACGGCTCCAACGATTGGATCTACCGGCACCTGCACCCGTGCGCCCGGCAGATGGTGGCCCTGGCCCAGGCGCATCCCGATGCCTCGGCGTTGACCCGCCGCGCCCTCAATCAGGCGGCCCGCGAGCTGATGCTCGCCCAGTCCTCGGACTGGGCCTTCATCATGAAGACGGGCACCATGGTGGAGTACGCAGTTCAGCGCACCCAGGAGCATATCCTGCGCTTCCTGCGGCTGAGCGAACAGGTGCGGGCCGGGAATATTGATGAGGGATGGCTTTCCCAGGTCGAGGCGCGGAACAACCTCTTTCCAGAAATCGACTATCGGGTGTACCGCCCCCTCTGA
- a CDS encoding SGNH/GDSL hydrolase family protein, producing the protein MSVNYVALGDSSAVGVGASRGGGYPERLASRLRQEGWSLGLTNLGMSGAVVQDVITSQLKRAVASQPTLVTLGIGTNDLWRGTALEDFREGLDRIARRLKPTGASLVVVNIPDMALAPVARLVPSHLYEGRIEPFNEALHAVAHTHGMHLVDLYTASREFLPKRSDFFCHDGFHPSDAGYDQWADLMLPTVRPLVGPR; encoded by the coding sequence GTGAGCGTCAATTACGTCGCGCTCGGGGACAGCTCGGCGGTCGGGGTCGGGGCGAGCCGTGGCGGGGGGTACCCCGAGCGGCTTGCCTCGCGCCTGCGCCAGGAGGGGTGGTCGCTGGGGCTGACCAACCTGGGCATGAGCGGCGCGGTGGTCCAGGATGTCATCACCTCGCAGCTCAAGCGGGCGGTGGCGAGCCAGCCCACGCTGGTGACCCTGGGGATTGGGACCAATGATCTCTGGCGCGGCACCGCGCTGGAGGACTTCCGGGAAGGGCTCGACCGCATCGCCCGGCGGCTGAAGCCGACCGGGGCCTCCCTGGTGGTGGTGAACATTCCGGACATGGCCCTGGCCCCGGTGGCGCGTCTGGTGCCCAGCCACCTCTACGAGGGCCGCATCGAGCCCTTCAACGAAGCCCTCCACGCCGTCGCCCACACGCACGGAATGCACCTGGTGGACCTCTACACGGCCAGCCGGGAATTCCTCCCCAAGCGATCCGACTTCTTCTGCCACGATGGCTTCCACCCATCGGACGCGGGGTACGACCAGTGGGCGGACCTGATGCTGCCCACGGTGCGTCCCCTGGTGGGGCCCCGCTGA